In Fundulus heteroclitus isolate FHET01 chromosome 18, MU-UCD_Fhet_4.1, whole genome shotgun sequence, a single genomic region encodes these proteins:
- the diabloa gene encoding diablo homolog, mitochondrial: MQAVRQCSACARHAAGGLVRNQDVSLLQKRGAACIRYLSTSENRKSGAQKPGDLTNPTHLCLASLSVGHGLWQVEDLSHNSLIRRAASVLSDSSSTFLSQATLALTDALNDYAKAVHSRITFQKKYLASLGKMSPSEEESLRRAISGWRAEAAERLNECKHYESTWINAINLSKMSAEAAYSSGAHQASILVQTNIQVAESQVEEARKLSAEADKKLAETKVEEIQRMAEYAAFLEGSEDHEVHEAYLRED; encoded by the exons ATGCAAGCCGTTCGTCAGTGTTCAGCGTGTGCAAGACATGCGGCTGGAGGACTGGTTCGAAATCAAGATGTTTCCTTGTTGCAAAAGAGAGGTGCAGCCTGCATCCGCTACCTCAG CACATCTGAGAATAGGAAGTCTGGTGCCCAGAAACCTGGAGATCTGACAAACCCCACACACTTATGCCTGGCCTCATTAAGTGTCGGCCACGGACTTTGG caggtggaggatCTTTCACATAACTCTCTGATCAGGAGAGCTGCATCCGTACTGTCAGACAGCTCGAGTACCTTCCTCTCTCAGGCCACATTGGCTCTCACAGATGCGTTGAATGACTACGCAAAG GCGGTGCACTCACGCATCACTTTCCAAAAGAAATATCTAGCGTCACTAGGCAAGATGAGCCCATCAGAGGAGGAATCCCTCCGGCGGGCGATCAGTGGCTGGCGTGCAGAG GCTGCTGAGAGACTGAATGAATGCAAGCATTACGAGTCTACCTGGATCAATGCTATCAACCTCTCCAAAATGTCAGCGGAGGCAGCGTACTCCTCAG GAGCCCATCAGGCATCCATCCTGGTCCAAACAAACATTCAGGTGGCCGAGTCGCAGGTGGAGGAGGCACGGAAACTGTCAGCAGAGGCCGATAAGAAGCTGGCCGAGACTAAAGTGGAAGAGATCCAGAGAATGGCCGAATACGCTGCTTTTCTAGAGGGCAGTGAGGATCATGAGGTGCACGAGGCTTATCTACGGGAGGACTGA